In Apium graveolens cultivar Ventura chromosome 10, ASM990537v1, whole genome shotgun sequence, the following are encoded in one genomic region:
- the LOC141689930 gene encoding uncharacterized protein LOC141689930 isoform X1 — MTSQMNTKVRLVICPRCRQVLPELADVPVYKCGGCGAILQAKNRKRDTQDTGSPVPEADPSQKDGLDHEIDSSTNESDAEKTLERHGSGLDCRTEGPGGLDQSHERHNSDVISCHENIGSSPETIGHAGVEENKVPLGQYGPKNQVKQEDDDSQRPLDICVSVSNEILSSPKLDLHEEKYLLQGPGTHEIKSFISLPRKEDENRDSSGNISDECQNVSQNSKKELPISTTFSRDLSSYDESSENGNFSPVSGNERYIDEGLENHSRSRSPTAVAFPDTSPEDQVHKAQSSSNESDSPDNQMFAFSESMKRAQVETLPGFQRVSSADTLENMPRVYARTDLGVTLRSPTAKNYYAYNVNTSGEEIEHQVPSQHSRPPRRNFRDAEYSSTKGMPKRDELMMNHRVSSETELPPRPINFSAKKHQSTKGTQWNQGEFQDPRRHSHPLSNTITVETGEYLSRPPIYSKVSQPVRNSSSSSHEQRRLPERSVDPELDKMELLKMVYELQDQLNRAHLSKGTLHDKFSGRVAKDEEIFPAHHFVPKKERYPDPDYTRYPGRRDQDKYWSQQVPHMGFSGDATHFRNEIDCSCLRCYRQEQHYSAQLPRYAYYDERYNMANPRQNNHSPHHSASGSPHHYKPSEFLWNHDTVSESKPEKSYEVNRKQQPAKQHFRPIAGGAPIIVCYCCNEILQLPADFLLFKKRCHRLRCSACTAVLKFSLEHRIHLVEYNAEPRTPPTSEVGGYTENINMASASRASDYQHGDPVSSSDDYGQSYNRSSTDTEHFSPAPPFQTLNEISDHQKMSFSNPFENKKEGKKAIIQDSRSTYKSSRETFELGEPSSKVFEPVNVFSEIEEVSEGGSPLHRLMGYPSPSRLVYRYPTDI; from the exons ATGACCAGTCAGATGAACACCAAAGTTCGattggtaatatgtccaagatGCCGGCAGGTTCTTCCTGAGTTGGCGGATGTTCCTGTATATAAATGCGGAGGATGTGGTGCAATTCTACAAG CTAAAAACAGGAAAAGAGATACCCAAGACACAGGATCACCTGTACCTGAAGCCGATCCCTCCCAGAAAGATGGCCTTGACCATGAGATAGATTCTTCTACAAATGAATCTGATGCGGAAAAAACTCTCGAAAGGCATGGAAGTGGTCTTGATTGCAGAACGGAGGGGCCTGGAGGTTTAGACCAGTCTCACGAACGTCATAACTCAGATGTCATTTCTTGTCACGAAAATATAGGGTCATCACCAGAAACCATTGGACATGCAGGAGTAGAGGAAAATAAAGTTCCCCTGGGCCAGTATGGACCAAAGAATCAAGTTAAACAAGAGGATGATGATAGTCAGCGCCCTCTCGACATTTGTGTCAGTGTCTCCAACGAAATCTTGTCATCACCCAAACTTGATCTTCATGAGGAAAAATATTTGCTACAAGGACCCGGCACACACGAGATTAAATCATTTATTTCTTTACCAAGAAAAGAGGATGAAAATCGAGACTCATCAGGAAATATCAGTGATGAATGTCAGAATGTTTCTCAAAATAGCAAGAAGGAGTTGCCTATAAGCACAACCTTTTCCAGGGATCTTTCTTCGTATGATGAATCTTCTGAAAATGGAAATTTTTCGCCAGTCTCAGGAAATGAAAGATATATAGATGAGGGTTTGGAGAATCACTCAAGATCCAGAAGTCCAACTGCAGTAGCTTTTCCTGACACTAGTCCAGAGGACCAAGTCCACAAGGCACAGAGTTCTTCTAATGAAAGTGATTCACCAGATAATCAGATGTTTGCTTTCTCAGAATCAATGAAGCGAGCTCAGGTGGAAACTCTCCCAGGCTTTCAGCGTGTAAGCTCTGCTGATACCTTGGAAAATATGCCCAGAGTTTATGCCAGAACTGATCTTGGTGTTACTCTTAGATCGCCAACTGCAAAAAACTACTATGCTTATAATGTTAACACATCTGGCGAGGAAATTGAACATCAAGTTCCCAGTCAGCATTCTCGCCCACCAAGAAGGAACTTTAGGGATGCTGAATACAGTAGTACCAAAGGAATGCCTAAAAGGGATGAATTGATGATGAATCATAGAGTGAGCAGTGAGACTGAACTCCCACCTCGTCCAATCAATTTCTCAGCAAAGAAGCATCAAAGCACAAAAGGAACCCAGTGGAATCAAGGTGAATTTCAAGATCCTAGACGACATAGTCATCCACTTAGCAATACAATCACAGTGGAGACAGGTGAGTACTTGTCTAGACCTCCAATATATTCGAAGGTCTCCCAACCAGTCAGAAATAGCAGCTCTTCAAGTCATGAGCAAAGACGTTTACCTGAGAGAAGCGTGGACCCTGAATTGGATAAGATGGAACTGTTAAAAATGGTTTATGAACTGCAGGATCAACTTAACAGAGCACATTTATCGAAAGGCACACTGCATGATAAGTTCAGTGGTAGAGTTGCTAAGGACGAAGAAATATTTCCTGCGCATCACTTCGTCCCGAAGAAGGAAAGATATCCTGACCCAGATTATACCAGGTATCCTGGGCGACGTGATCAAGATAAATATTGGTCGCAACAAGTACCACACATGGGTTTTTCAGGAGATGCTACACACTTTAGAAACGAAATTGACTGCTCCTGTTTGCGTTGTTACCGTCAAGAGCAGCATTACTCCGCACAGCTGCCTCGATATGCCTACTATGATGAAAGGTACAATATGGCCAATCCTAGACAAAATAATCATAGTCCCCATCATTCTGCTTCTGGAAGTCCTCATCATTATAAGCCTTCTGAGTTTTTGTGGAATCATGATACAGTGTCAGAGAGTAAACCTGAAAAAAGTTATGAGGTAAATAGGAAGCAGCAGCCAGCAAAGCAACACTTCCGACCAATAGCAGGCGGGGCTCCTATTATTGTCTGTTATTGTTGCAACGAAATCCTTCAGCTGCCAGCAGATTTTCTCCTATTTAAGAAAAGATGCCATCGGTTGAGATGCAGTGCATGTACAGcagtcttaaaattttcacttGAACACCGGATCCATTTAGTTGAATATAATGCCGAGCCTAGGACACCTCCAACCAGTGAGGTTGGAGGGTACACTGAGAACATAAATATGGCATCAGCGTCCCGGGCAAGTGATTATCAACATGGCGATCCAGTgtcatcttctgatgattatggGCAATCATATAATAGAAGTTCCACCGATACAGAACATTTCTCCCCAGCTCCTCCATTTCAGACCTTGAATGAGATTTCAGATCACCAGAAAATGTCATTTAGCAACCCTTTCGAGAACAAGAAGGAAGGGAAGAAAGCTATCATACAAGACTCTAGAAGCACCTACAAGAGTAGTAGGGAAACCTTTGAGCTTGGAGAACCTTCATCCAAGGTGTTTGAACCAGTGAATGTATTCTCAGAAATTGAAGAAGTATCAGAAGGCGGTTCTCCTCTCCATCGGCTCATGGGGTATCCGTCTCCAAGCCGTCTTGTATATCGATATCCAACTGATATCTGA
- the LOC141690243 gene encoding protein NETWORKED 4A-like, with translation MEGLTPNSYSRRLDSYISVENSKWLAENIEGVDEILREIRRLTEDKYSEVKEAEGCYQQKQEVVAHAARICHMYKLLAERYDQLTEEVRLQIPSLLNVKHSAINDNGSEHASPLQTPNQKMTGTKLKKDGDFKVYPSSGSGSPDSSLKEASEYSMSSDSESESFYSTINKDILSPMSVKSKIPHGKFAEQTEPWGTEAIVQKIKGENADGTAKVRESEDYDMLFRRLAACEEELINTMEKLRFSEKENARLEGELKKQETITVLIDNLNVQLQEAQQSIQMRDDDLEIEKQKVLELQYQVAESQVQIDDSKSYVELLMQELKMYREKLKGSEDKLLKLKSEHFNEVSEGARQFQNQIESAHKEIALLETKLDSEQNQVAELQEKIIGYVGDRSQHDKEISALKDKFSDAQKNFSGEKELLESDLSDLSEKNSGLLEENTKLNEILKVFEVQIRSLQTEIYCCQSEAMEMQAFHGAQVINLQVEIENIKAEVKAKGEQVEALNKNLDMLTLKYDMLMENKDELDAKVENLNAELSSKNDEIREMNSHLYQLHLENVEMIAESERARKHEDELNEKVVELQNEVDRQVAMISDRAEEKREAIRQLCFSVEYYRNGYQELRQVFTGLKHRTVLAS, from the exons ATGGAGGGATTGACACCAAATTCATACTCTAGGAGGTTGGATAGTTACATCAGTGTTGAAAATTCCAAATGGCTTGCAGAAAATATTGAGG GGGTTGATGAGATTCTCAGAGAAATTCGAAGGTTGACTGAAGATAAATATTCAGAAGTTAAAGAAGCTGAAGGTTGCTACCAACAAAAGCAAGAGGTGGTAGCCCATGCTGCAAGGATTTGCCACATGTATAAATTACTGGCAGAGCGCTATGATCAGTTGACTGAAGAAGTTCGCTTGCAAATCCCTTCTCTGCTTAATGTGAAACATTCTGCAATAAATGACAATGGTTCTGAACATGCGTCTCCGTTGCAGACCCCAAATCAGAAAATGACTGGCACCAAATTGAAAAAGGATGGTGACTTCAAAGTGTATCCAAGTTCTGGTAGTGGAAGCCCTGATTCTTCTTTGAAAGAAGCTTCGGAATATTCAATGTCTTCAGACTCTGAATCTGAATCTTTTTATTCCACCATTAATAAGGACATACTCTCACCTATGAGTGTCAAGAGCAAAATCCCTCACGGAAAATTTGCTGAACAAACTGAGCCTTGGGGAACTGAAGCGATAGTACAAAAGATCAAGGGAGAGAATGCAGATGGCACAGCTAAGGTAAGAGAATCTGAAGATTATGACATGTTATTTAGAAGACTTGCTGCATGTGAAGAGGAGCTGATAAATACTATGGAAAAGCTTCGTTTTTCAGAAAAAGAAAATGCCAGGTTGGAGGGTGAGCTTAAGAAGCAAGAAACGATAACAGTTTTGATAGATAACCTGAATGTTCAGCTTCAAGAAGCACAACAGTCTATCCAAATGAGAGACGACGACCTTGAAATCGAAAAACAAAAAGTTTTGGAGCTACAATATCAGGTGGCAGAATCACAAGTACAGATCGATGACTCGAAAAGTTATGTCGAGTTATTGATGCAAGAGTTGAAGATGTACCGAGAGAAACTTAAGGGCTCAGAGGACAAACTTTTAAAATTGAAAAGTGAGCATTTTAATGAGGTGTCTGAAGGTGCTCGTCAGTTTCAAAACCAAATTGAATCTGCTCATAAAGAGATAGCCTTGTTGGAGACCAAGCTTGATTCCGAACAAAATCAGGTTGCAGAGTTGCAAGAGAAAATTATAGGGTATGTTGGTGACAGATCACAGCATGACAAAGAAATCAGCGCGCTGAAAGATAAATTTTCTGATGCTCAGAAAAACTTCTCCGGGGAGAAAGAACTACTCGAGAGTGATTTATCTGATCTGTCAGAAAAAAATTCTGGTCTGTTGGAAGAAAATACCAAGTTGAATGAAATACTTAAAGTATTCGAGGTGCAAATAAGGTCACTTCAAACTGAGATCTATTGCTGCCAGTCTGAAGCGATGGAGATGCAAGCGTTCCACGGTGCTCAAGTGATCAACTTGCAAGTCGAAATTGAAAATATAAAGGctgaagtaaaagcaaaaggcGAGCAAGTGGAGGCTTTGAATAAAAACCTTGATATGCTCACACTGAAGTATGATATGCTGATGGAGAACAAAGATGAGCTTGATGCTAAGGttgaaaatctaaatgctgaatTGTCGTCTAAGAATGATGAAATCCGAGAAATGAACAGTCATCTATACCAGTTGCATCTGGAAAATGTAGAGATGATTGCTGAATCTGAAAGAGCAAGAAAACATGAAGATGAACTAAATGAGAAAGTGGTGGAACTGCAGAATGAGGTGGACAGGCAGGTAGCTATGATTTCAGATCGAGCTGAGGAGAAGAGGGAAGCTATAAGGCAGCTATGCTTTTCTGTAGAGTATTACAGGAATGGATATCAAGAACTTCGTCAGGTATTCACGGGGCTCAAACATCGTACTGTTTTGGCTTCGTAA
- the LOC141689930 gene encoding uncharacterized protein LOC141689930 isoform X2, translated as MTSQMNTKVRLVICPRCRQVLPELADVPVYKCGGCGAILQAKNRKRDTQDTGSPVPEADPSQKDGLDHEIDSSTNESDAEKTLERHGSGLDCRTEGPGGLDQSHERHNSDVISCHENIGSSPETIGHAGVEENKVPLGQYGPKNQVKQEDDDSQRPLDICVSVSNEILSSPKLDLHEEKYLLQGPGTHEIKSFISLPRKEDENRDSSGNISDECQNVSQNSKKELPISTTFSRDLSSYDESSENGNFSPVSGNERYIDEGLENHSRSRSPTAVAFPDTSPEDQVHKAQSSSNESDSPDNQMFAFSESMKRAQVETLPGFQRVSSADTLENMPRVYARTDLGVTLRSPTAKNYYAYNVNTSGEEIEHQVPSQHSRPPRRNFRDAEYSSTKGMPKRDELMMNHRVSSETELPPRPINFSAKKHQSTKGTQWNQGEFQDPRRHSHPLSNTITVETGEYLSRPPIYSKVSQPVRNSSSSSHEQRRLPERSVDPELDKMELLKMVYELQDQLNRAHLSKGTLHDKFSGRVAKDEEIFPAHHFVPKKERYPDPDYTRYPGRRDQDKYWSQQVPHMGFSGDATHFRNEIDCSCLRCYRQEQHYSAQLPRYAYYDESVRE; from the exons ATGACCAGTCAGATGAACACCAAAGTTCGattggtaatatgtccaagatGCCGGCAGGTTCTTCCTGAGTTGGCGGATGTTCCTGTATATAAATGCGGAGGATGTGGTGCAATTCTACAAG CTAAAAACAGGAAAAGAGATACCCAAGACACAGGATCACCTGTACCTGAAGCCGATCCCTCCCAGAAAGATGGCCTTGACCATGAGATAGATTCTTCTACAAATGAATCTGATGCGGAAAAAACTCTCGAAAGGCATGGAAGTGGTCTTGATTGCAGAACGGAGGGGCCTGGAGGTTTAGACCAGTCTCACGAACGTCATAACTCAGATGTCATTTCTTGTCACGAAAATATAGGGTCATCACCAGAAACCATTGGACATGCAGGAGTAGAGGAAAATAAAGTTCCCCTGGGCCAGTATGGACCAAAGAATCAAGTTAAACAAGAGGATGATGATAGTCAGCGCCCTCTCGACATTTGTGTCAGTGTCTCCAACGAAATCTTGTCATCACCCAAACTTGATCTTCATGAGGAAAAATATTTGCTACAAGGACCCGGCACACACGAGATTAAATCATTTATTTCTTTACCAAGAAAAGAGGATGAAAATCGAGACTCATCAGGAAATATCAGTGATGAATGTCAGAATGTTTCTCAAAATAGCAAGAAGGAGTTGCCTATAAGCACAACCTTTTCCAGGGATCTTTCTTCGTATGATGAATCTTCTGAAAATGGAAATTTTTCGCCAGTCTCAGGAAATGAAAGATATATAGATGAGGGTTTGGAGAATCACTCAAGATCCAGAAGTCCAACTGCAGTAGCTTTTCCTGACACTAGTCCAGAGGACCAAGTCCACAAGGCACAGAGTTCTTCTAATGAAAGTGATTCACCAGATAATCAGATGTTTGCTTTCTCAGAATCAATGAAGCGAGCTCAGGTGGAAACTCTCCCAGGCTTTCAGCGTGTAAGCTCTGCTGATACCTTGGAAAATATGCCCAGAGTTTATGCCAGAACTGATCTTGGTGTTACTCTTAGATCGCCAACTGCAAAAAACTACTATGCTTATAATGTTAACACATCTGGCGAGGAAATTGAACATCAAGTTCCCAGTCAGCATTCTCGCCCACCAAGAAGGAACTTTAGGGATGCTGAATACAGTAGTACCAAAGGAATGCCTAAAAGGGATGAATTGATGATGAATCATAGAGTGAGCAGTGAGACTGAACTCCCACCTCGTCCAATCAATTTCTCAGCAAAGAAGCATCAAAGCACAAAAGGAACCCAGTGGAATCAAGGTGAATTTCAAGATCCTAGACGACATAGTCATCCACTTAGCAATACAATCACAGTGGAGACAGGTGAGTACTTGTCTAGACCTCCAATATATTCGAAGGTCTCCCAACCAGTCAGAAATAGCAGCTCTTCAAGTCATGAGCAAAGACGTTTACCTGAGAGAAGCGTGGACCCTGAATTGGATAAGATGGAACTGTTAAAAATGGTTTATGAACTGCAGGATCAACTTAACAGAGCACATTTATCGAAAGGCACACTGCATGATAAGTTCAGTGGTAGAGTTGCTAAGGACGAAGAAATATTTCCTGCGCATCACTTCGTCCCGAAGAAGGAAAGATATCCTGACCCAGATTATACCAGGTATCCTGGGCGACGTGATCAAGATAAATATTGGTCGCAACAAGTACCACACATGGGTTTTTCAGGAGATGCTACACACTTTAGAAACGAAATTGACTGCTCCTGTTTGCGTTGTTACCGTCAAGAGCAGCATTACTCCGCACAGCTGCCTCGATATGCCTACTATGATGAAAG TGTCAGAGAGTAA